The region CAACAATTAGTGTCAAGAAGGTAGCGACAAATAAACCATAAATTACGGTCCATGCTAATGGTCCCCAGAAAATTACATTATCTCCACCCATGTAAATATTTGCATCAAACTCACTAAATAGAGAAAAGAAATTAATGTTTAATCCAATAGCTAACGGTATTAAACCTAATATAGTTGTAATTGCAGTTAATAATACAGGACGTAAACGTGCTTTTCCAGCTTTTATAATTTGTGCTAATAATTCTTCTTTTGGAAGATAGTCTTCGACATCTAAATCTAAATCGTTTTTCTTTCTGTCTATCAATAATTGGGCATAGTCTAAAAGAACCACTCCGTTGTTTACTACTATTCCTGCAAGTGATATAATTCCCATCATGGTCATTAAAATCACAAAAGAAGCTCCAGTAATTACTATACCACCAAATACTCCAATTAAACTTAAAAAGATGGCTAACATAATGATGGTAGGTTTTGATAACGAATTAAATTGAAAGATTAAGATTAAGAAAATTAATCCTAAACCAGTAAAGAATGCTCCCATTAAGAATGCTTGCTCTTTGTTTTGTTCTTCAATTTGTCCTGTGTAATCAAATTTGACTCCTTTTGGTAACTCGGCAAAATTTTTCATTTCGTTTTTAATCTGATTCACAACAGCTCCAGCATCAACATATCCAGGTGCTAATCCAGAATAAACGGTTACCACACGCTTGGTTTGTTTATGTTTAATAGCACTAAATCCAGAGTTGTTTTTTTGTTTTGCAACTGTAGACACAGGTATTTCTTTAATTTGCCCAGACGCCATATCCCTAAAGATAATTTTCTGATTAAATAGTGCACTTTGATTGTAGCGTAAATCTTCATTAAATCTAACGTAGATATCGTAGTCATCTCCATCTTCTTTGTAAACTCCTGCTTTTGCACCAAATAACGAGTTACGTAATTGTTGTCCAACTTGTCCTGTGCTAACGCCTAATTCTCCTGCTTTTTCACGGTCAACAATTACTTGCATTGCAGGTTTGTCTTTGTTGACATCTATTTTAAGCTCGTCTATTGCAGCAATGTTTTTAGAATTAATATACTCTCGCATATCTTCTGCAAGATTTATTAGGGTGTTGTAGTCGTCACCTTCAATTTCAATATTTATTGGTGCTCCAATTGGTGGTCCATTTGCATCTTTTTCTACAGATATTAACACACCAGGATATAAACCAGTTAAGCTTTCTTGTACTTTTTGACGAAGCACTTCACTATCTTTTCCTTTTCGGAATTTATACTCTGTCATAGACGCAGTAATCTTTCCTTTATGAGGCATTTTATCTGAAGAACCACCATCTGTTTGAGGGTTTCCAGCACCTTCACCAACTTGAGATACTGCGCTTTCTACTAAAAAGTTTTTACCATTTTCTACATATTCTGGATCGTTTAGTATGCTAAATACTTTTTGTTCTATCTCCTTAGTAATCGTATTTGTTTTGTCAATATCTGTACCTTGAGGATATTCTATATAGACTATAATCTGGTTAGGTTTGTTATCTGGGAAAAATTCGATTTTAGTACGTTGGGTGGCAACAGATGCTCCAAATACACCAAATGCAACAAATAATAAGATGATTGTTCCAATAGTAATAAGTTGAGGTCTCCAACCTTTTAATGCAGATGAAAGTGAGTTTTCATAAAAATTCTCAAGCCTTACCAGCGTTTTATTTTGAAAATTATTTGCTGCTTTTCTTAGTATTAATCGGTATACCCAAAGTAGTATAGCTGTAAATACCATAACAGTTCCTAAACCTCTATAATCACCACCAAAAATGGCTATAATTAGACCAATACCTCCAATTATGGAAGATATCATGATAATTCTGTTTAAAGGCATATCCTTGTCTTCAGTTGTCATAAATTGAGAGACTAAAACTGAATTAAAAAAGATAGCAACAATTAAAGAAGACCCTAAAACAACAGATAATGTTATAGGAAAATAAATCATAAATTGTCCCATTAATCCTGGCCATAATCCTAACGGAATAAAAGCAGCAACTGTAGTAGCTGTAGAAATTATAATTGGGAAAGCGATCTCTCCAATTCCTTTTTTAGCAGCTTCTTTACGCGACATGCCTTCTTCATCCATTAAACGATAAACGTTTTCTACAACTACAATACCATTGTCTACTAGCATACCAAGACCCATAATTAACCCAAACAAAATCATAGTATTCATAGTGTATCCGAAAGCATCTAATATCATTAATGACATAAACATAGACATCGGAATTGCAAA is a window of Olleya sp. YS DNA encoding:
- a CDS encoding efflux RND transporter permease subunit, producing MIKKKHKKKVDKEFGLSTWAINNKTTMYVAIILILFLGSSAYFSMPRESFPEIKETKIYVSSLFPGNTAEDIEKLITDPIEDKLKNVSNVKEITSTSQEDFSMVIVEFDEGITVEAAKQKVKDEIDSETSSEDWPTFNNAKVEPNIFELSMSEEIPILNINISGDYPVERLKEFGEYLEDEIEDLDEIKKVDIRGAQEKEVEVAVDIFKMMASKVNFQDVISAIGNGNTTMSAGNFITSGQRRTIRILGEIDQPEDLENFVVKSENNNPIYLKDIATITFKPKDKTTYAREFNPETGKGEPVVMLDVKKRSGKNMVTAAEKVEDIVAKAKAEVFPTNLKITITNDQSSKTIGQVDDLVNNIIFGIILVVTVLMFFLGFKNALFVGFAIPMSMFMSLMILDAFGYTMNTMILFGLIMGLGMLVDNGIVVVENVYRLMDEEGMSRKEAAKKGIGEIAFPIIISTATTVAAFIPLGLWPGLMGQFMIYFPITLSVVLGSSLIVAIFFNSVLVSQFMTTEDKDMPLNRIIMISSIIGGIGLIIAIFGGDYRGLGTVMVFTAILLWVYRLILRKAANNFQNKTLVRLENFYENSLSSALKGWRPQLITIGTIILLFVAFGVFGASVATQRTKIEFFPDNKPNQIIVYIEYPQGTDIDKTNTITKEIEQKVFSILNDPEYVENGKNFLVESAVSQVGEGAGNPQTDGGSSDKMPHKGKITASMTEYKFRKGKDSEVLRQKVQESLTGLYPGVLISVEKDANGPPIGAPINIEIEGDDYNTLINLAEDMREYINSKNIAAIDELKIDVNKDKPAMQVIVDREKAGELGVSTGQVGQQLRNSLFGAKAGVYKEDGDDYDIYVRFNEDLRYNQSALFNQKIIFRDMASGQIKEIPVSTVAKQKNNSGFSAIKHKQTKRVVTVYSGLAPGYVDAGAVVNQIKNEMKNFAELPKGVKFDYTGQIEEQNKEQAFLMGAFFTGLGLIFLILIFQFNSLSKPTIIMLAIFLSLIGVFGGIVITGASFVILMTMMGIISLAGIVVNNGVVLLDYAQLLIDRKKNDLDLDVEDYLPKEELLAQIIKAGKARLRPVLLTAITTILGLIPLAIGLNINFFSLFSEFDANIYMGGDNVIFWGPLAWTVIYGLFVATFLTLIVVPVLFYLAMQLKMWMRKKFSKVENILEEDKLIAAE